A genomic window from Melopsittacus undulatus isolate bMelUnd1 chromosome 7, bMelUnd1.mat.Z, whole genome shotgun sequence includes:
- the RPS3A gene encoding small ribosomal subunit protein eS1 — protein MAVGKNKRLTKGGKKGAKKKVVDPFSKKDWYDVKAPAMFNIRNIGKTLVTRTQGTKIASDGLKGRVFEVSLADLQNDEVAFRKFKLVTEDVQGKNCLTNFHGMDLTRDKMCSMVKKWQTMIEAHVDVKTTDGYLLRLFCVGFTKKRNNQIRKTSYAQHQQVRQIRKKMMEIMTREVQTNDLKEVVNKLIPDSIGKDIEKACQSIYPLHDVYVRKVKMLKKPKFELGKLMELHGEGGGAGKPSGDEAGTKVERADGYEPPVQESV, from the exons ATGGCGGTCGGCAAGAACAAGCGCCTCACCAAGGGTGGCAAGAAAGGCGCCAAGAAGAAAGT GGTTGATCCTTTCTCCAAAAAGGACTGGTATGATGTCAAAGCACCAGCAATGTTTAACATCCGAAACATCGGGAAGACGCTTGTCACCAGGACTCAAGGAACTA AAATTGCCTCTGATGGGCTGAAGGGTCGTGTATTTGAAGTGAGCCTGGCTGATCTACAGAATGATGAGGTTGCCTTCCGTAAATTTAAGCTGGTAACTGAGGACGTTCAGGGCAAAAATTGTCTGACCAACTTCCATGGAATGGACCTCACCAGGGATAAAATGTGCTCCATGGTCAAAAAGTGGCAG acaATGATTGAAGCCCATGTAGATGTCAAAACGACCGATGGTTACTTGCTGCGCCTCTTCTGCGTGGGTTTCACAAAGAAGCGCAATAACCAAATCCGCAAGACCTCGTATGCCCAGCATCAGCAGGTGCGGCAGATCCGCAAGAAGATGATGGAAATCATGACCCGAGAGGTCCAAACCAATGACCTGAAAGAAGTTGTCAATAAGCT GATTCCAGATAGTATTGGCAAAGACATAGAGAAGGCATGTCAGTCCATTTACCCACTTCACGATGTCTATGTCCGCAAGGTTAAGATGCTGAAGAAGCCCAAGTTCGAAT TGGGCAAGCTGATGGAGCTGCATGGAGAAGGTGGTGGTGCTGGCAAACCCTCTGGAGACGAGGCAGGCACTAAAGTAGAGCGGGCTGATGGATACGAGCCACCCGTGCAAGAATCTGTCTGA
- the LOC101879763 gene encoding ribonuclease CL2-like: MVPMAGWALCMALVLAALSGAVGETRYEKFLRQHVDHPRTSPLSAHRYCETMLARRQVTAAGRPCKPSNTFVHAPAEELVAACTQAPDEAGFHSTPTPMGLTACRLRGGNNRPPCSYRALEVQHHVRVSCRNGLPVHLAGTYAPPQ; the protein is encoded by the exons ATG GTGCCAATGGCGGGCTGGGCTCTATGCATGGCGctggtgctggcagcactgTCGGGAGCGGTGGGTGAGACCCGCTATGAGAAGTTCCTGCGGCAGCACGTGGACCATCCCCGGACATCCCCGCTCTCGGCACACCGCTACTGTGAGACCATGCTGGCGCGGCGGCAGGTGACGGCGGCCGGCCGGCCCTGCAAGCCCTCCAACACCTTCGTGCACGCTCCGGCCGAGGAGCTGGTGGCTGCCTGCACCCAGGCACCCGATGAAGCAGGGTTCCACAGCACCCCGACACCCATGGGCCTCACAGCCTGCCGCCTGCGCGGGGGGAACAACCGGCCCCCTTGCTCCTACCGGGCATTGGAGGTCCAGCACCACGTGCGTGTCTCCTGCCGTAATGGGCTGCCCGTGCACCTTGCTGGCACCTATGCTCCTCCCCAGTGA